Proteins encoded in a region of the Phalacrocorax carbo chromosome 17, bPhaCar2.1, whole genome shotgun sequence genome:
- the LOC104050534 gene encoding C-C motif chemokine 4 codes for MRVSAAVFALLLIAASCSQTFSRPAGPDLPICCFSYAHQKLPRKLILRYYSTSTSCTLPAIVFITKKGRQVCANPSDTWVQSYLQNLKQN; via the exons ATGAGGGTCTCTGCAGCTGTTTTTGCTCTTCTCCTCATTGCAGCCTCTTGCTCCCAAACTTTCTCTCGCCCAG CCGGACCCGACCTCCCAATATGCTGCTTCTCTTATGCACACCAGAAGCTCCCGCGGAAGCTCATCCTGCGTTATTACAGCACCAGCACCAGTTGTACCCTGCCGGCCATCGT GTTCATCACAAAGAAAGGCCGCCAGGTCTGTGCCAATCCCAGTGACACCTGGGTGCAAAGTTACCTGCAAAACTTGAAGCAGAACTGA